GTGGCCCTTTGGCAGTTTTCAATGCTCGACGCCGGTACGTCCGTCACGTGGATCATCACACTTCACGTGGGGCTGAGTTTCGGCCTGGCCCTGCTGTTCACTCCGGCGTTCACCACCGGCCTGAACCCGCTTCCGCCGCACCTTTACTCGCATGGCTCCGCGATCATGAGCACTACGCAGCAGGTTGCCGGCGCCGCGGGCACGGCCTTGCTGGTGTCCATCTTCGCGGTAGTCTCCGCGGCGTCGGGCCTCGTCGCGGGGATGAGCGCGGCCTTCCTGACCGCGACCGTCATTGCCTTCGCCGCCGTCGTACTCTCCGCCATGATGCGCAAAACCGAAGGTGCCGGCCCCGGCCACGGCGCCCACTAGCTTTGGTGATCGAGCCTGTTGAGCCCCACGGGTTTCGGCGGGCTCTGCCACCGGGCGATGGGTCAGCCGGCGTAGAAGTCGGCGAGTTCCTTGATGAGCTTGTCCGGGGCCTTGATGACGCCGTCGTGGCCGAAGCCGGGCAGGATGGTGTAGCTGGAGCCGGAGAGGACGTCGTGGATCTGGCCACAGGCCACCCCGAAGTACGCGGGGCTCTTTTCGCCCACCACGATCAGCGTTTCGAGCGGCAGTTCGAGGAACGGCTCGGCCGGCATGTCCGCGGCGATGATCGCCTTGATCTCACGGACGCCGGTCCGCATCAGTTCGCGCTGCTGCTTGCCCTCTGACGTGCCGGCGGTGAGCTTGTTGGCCAGGGTCAGCATGGAGAGCGGCATCCGCGACGAGAAGGCGCCGCCGGCTTCGAGGCCGCGCTGCAGGACGGCGAGGGCGCGGTCGTCGTCCCCGGCCGCAATGGCGCGCTCGTATTCGGCAGTCCAGTCCGCCTTGACGCTGTGGTTTACCGAGACGGCGGGATCGTAGACAGCGAGCCGTTCCACGGGCAGGGTCCGTGCCGCGTGGAGCGCAACGGCCCCGCCGAAGCTGTGTCCGAAGACGTCCGTGCTGGAGGTGTACTTCATCACGGTATCAAGGTCGCGGATGTCCACGTCCAGGGTGTAATCCTCCGGCTGCGGGGACGATGAACCACGGCCGCGGCGGTTGAACGTGTGCACCGGGCGGCCCAGGGCGGCGCTGAGCTTCTGCGCGAACTTGGTGTAATCCGCAGCCGTCACGAGGGACGGCGGGACTACCACTACGCCTGAACCGGCGGAAGCCAGTTCCGCACCGGTGGAAAAGAGCTCCAGAGTGCCGCCGTCGGGGGTCCTGATGTTCTCTCGCGTCATGTTCCGAGCCTAGCCGAGCAACCTGAACGCGGGCACCATGGACACTGCAGGTGGCCCCGCCAGCCCTCAGCACTGACAGTTAGCCTGACCGTCAGCCGAGGCGTTTGATGAGCGCCGCGCTCTGCTCCCGGATCGCCGGCAGCGCAGTAGCCAGCCCGCACAGAATGAGCCCGGCATCCGCGGCCTGCAGGGCAGAGGCGGGGGTGGCCATTCCGTCTGCCCGAAGGCTGATCAGGGATTCGACCAGGCGGAAGGCAAGGTCCCCCGGGTTGGCTCCAATGGTGGGCAGAGGGCCCACGGGAGACAGGGCTGCGCCGAGTTCCC
This genomic interval from Arthrobacter sp. SLBN-100 contains the following:
- a CDS encoding alpha/beta fold hydrolase, with amino-acid sequence MTRENIRTPDGGTLELFSTGAELASAGSGVVVVPPSLVTAADYTKFAQKLSAALGRPVHTFNRRGRGSSSPQPEDYTLDVDIRDLDTVMKYTSSTDVFGHSFGGAVALHAARTLPVERLAVYDPAVSVNHSVKADWTAEYERAIAAGDDDRALAVLQRGLEAGGAFSSRMPLSMLTLANKLTAGTSEGKQQRELMRTGVREIKAIIAADMPAEPFLELPLETLIVVGEKSPAYFGVACGQIHDVLSGSSYTILPGFGHDGVIKAPDKLIKELADFYAG